The following are encoded in a window of Fusobacterium varium genomic DNA:
- a CDS encoding HDOD domain-containing protein: protein MKKIVIFGDSIVEWNRKLSYINYGQAGYRTRDVFWQLEELENLDGDLGILMVGVNDILCGYELDYTLDYYKKCVTELKKRFKKLLLISMLPTDDIRVNRCSIILNKKLQELYKDEFFDIYNKFLDKDLIANRYTTDGVHLNHCGYELLNFYLENKVDKILYYPTIEEGEKELIEAGKLNPGRWIGHSQHAALACKKIAEHCPHLDSEKAYLVGLLHDIGRRIGIVQEKHMIEGYKYCLSKGWTKLAQTAISHGFMLKDIKSSVGKWDVSEEDYKLASKIIEEAEYDDYDRLIQMCDSLALPDRFCLLETRFIDVALRYGVNEHTTEKWRKILEIKEYFDKVTGMDIYDILEVRR from the coding sequence ATGAAAAAAATTGTTATTTTTGGTGATAGCATTGTTGAATGGAATAGAAAATTATCATATATAAACTATGGACAAGCTGGTTATAGAACTAGAGATGTCTTTTGGCAACTAGAGGAGCTTGAGAATTTAGATGGGGATTTGGGAATACTGATGGTAGGAGTTAATGATATTCTATGTGGATATGAGTTAGATTATACTTTAGATTATTATAAAAAATGTGTAACTGAATTGAAAAAAAGATTTAAAAAGCTACTATTGATAAGTATGCTCCCAACTGATGATATAAGAGTAAATAGATGCTCTATTATCTTAAATAAAAAGTTGCAAGAGCTATATAAAGATGAGTTCTTTGATATTTATAATAAATTTTTAGATAAGGATTTGATTGCTAATAGATACACAACTGATGGAGTTCATTTGAACCATTGTGGCTATGAACTTTTAAACTTCTATTTAGAAAATAAAGTTGATAAAATTCTCTACTATCCAACTATTGAAGAGGGAGAAAAAGAGTTGATAGAGGCAGGAAAATTGAACCCTGGCAGATGGATTGGACACTCTCAACATGCTGCACTTGCTTGTAAAAAAATTGCTGAACATTGCCCTCATTTAGATAGTGAAAAAGCTTATCTTGTAGGGTTACTCCACGATATTGGACGTAGAATTGGAATTGTACAAGAAAAACATATGATTGAAGGGTATAAATATTGTCTTTCTAAAGGGTGGACAAAATTAGCTCAAACTGCTATATCTCATGGATTTATGCTAAAAGATATCAAATCTTCAGTTGGTAAATGGGACGTATCTGAAGAAGATTATAAGTTAGCTAGTAAAATTATAGAAGAGGCAGAGTATGATGATTATGATAGATTGATACAGATGTGTGACAGCTTAGCTTTGCCAGATAGATTTTGTTTGTTGGAAACAAGATTTATAGATGTAGCTTTAAGATATGGGGTCAATGAGCATACAACTGAAAAATGGAGAAAGATTTTAGAGATTAAAGAGTATTTTGATAAGGTAACTGGAATGGATATATATGATATTTTAGAGGTTAGAAGATAG
- the nadC gene encoding carboxylating nicotinate-nucleotide diphosphorylase — MNIVTAGVNIDDLILMALKEDISSEDITTNSVMREKKLGTVQLICKQDGVIAGLEIFKRVFELLDRETVTKLYFKDGDKVKKGDLLGEVEGDIRVLLSGERTALNYLQRMSGIATYTNNMVKLLEGSSVKLLDTRKTTPNMRIFEKYAVKVGGGNNHRYNLSDGILLKDNHIDAAGGVANAIKMAKEYAPFVRKIEVEVENLDMLKEALDAGADIIMLDNMTPEMMKEAVKLTRGKAVTECSGNITKENIQTIIDTGVDYVSSGALTHSAPILDVSLKNLRVL, encoded by the coding sequence ATGAATATAGTTACTGCTGGGGTTAATATAGATGATCTTATTTTAATGGCATTAAAAGAGGATATTTCAAGTGAAGATATAACTACAAACTCTGTAATGAGAGAGAAAAAGCTTGGAACTGTTCAACTTATCTGTAAACAAGATGGGGTAATTGCAGGACTTGAAATTTTTAAAAGGGTATTTGAGCTTTTAGATAGAGAAACTGTAACAAAGCTATATTTTAAAGATGGTGATAAAGTTAAAAAAGGTGATCTTCTTGGAGAAGTTGAAGGGGATATAAGAGTTTTACTTTCTGGAGAGAGAACTGCACTAAATTACTTACAACGTATGAGTGGTATTGCAACTTATACTAATAATATGGTAAAATTACTAGAAGGTAGCTCAGTTAAACTTTTAGATACAAGAAAAACTACACCAAATATGAGAATATTTGAAAAATATGCAGTAAAAGTTGGTGGTGGAAATAACCATAGATATAATCTATCTGATGGAATACTTCTAAAAGATAATCATATTGATGCTGCTGGTGGAGTTGCAAATGCAATAAAAATGGCAAAAGAATATGCACCATTTGTGAGAAAAATTGAGGTTGAAGTTGAGAATTTAGATATGTTAAAAGAGGCACTAGATGCTGGAGCTGATATTATAATGCTAGATAATATGACTCCAGAGATGATGAAAGAGGCTGTTAAATTAACTAGAGGTAAAGCTGTAACAGAGTGTTCTGGTAATATAACTAAGGAGAATATCCAAACTATTATAGATACTGGGGTGGATTATGTTTCTAGTGGAGCTTTAACTCACTCTGCTCCAATACTTGATGTTTCTCTAAAAAATCTTCGTGTGCTATAA
- a CDS encoding carboxypeptidase, protein MEKFTEILNIANDIYLHPELGYKEKRTSDIVKNYILRYMPDANIIGFSETGLKINIGKRKHIHIGLIAELDGVFAPSHFHADKTTGAAHNCGHYSQVAILLNVFRTLVETEIYKTFDFSLGFIFVPAEEYLDLEYRKKLREDGKITYFGGKPEAMKLGVFDEFDMCIAVHSMGGVFEKRSIEINCDLAGFMYKNFTFKGKASHAGFAPQAGINAYSISTLFNVALGLLRQQVDERYMPRMNPVILESNMGVNVIPNKIRIGSDIRANSIDYMLELSHRLNMIGKGSALSLGGEVEIESSLGYPPFNQSRYLSSFVKSAFEKFDRIEFCKDSSPVSASGDIGDLAFMIPTIQIGYSGFKGTIHGDDFIHDDVEYIFSIFPEFLIEVLKEMDGKIDKNQLYKRSYKEYEKIIKQFGDNDEK, encoded by the coding sequence ATGGAAAAATTTACAGAAATTCTTAATATAGCAAATGATATATACTTACATCCTGAGTTAGGTTACAAAGAGAAGAGAACATCTGATATTGTAAAAAACTATATATTGAGATATATGCCAGATGCTAATATAATTGGATTTTCTGAAACAGGGTTAAAAATTAATATTGGAAAAAGAAAACATATTCATATAGGTTTAATTGCTGAATTAGATGGAGTTTTTGCTCCAAGCCACTTTCATGCTGATAAAACTACTGGAGCTGCTCACAACTGTGGACATTATTCACAAGTTGCTATATTGTTAAATGTTTTTAGAACTTTAGTAGAAACAGAGATATATAAAACTTTTGATTTTTCATTAGGATTTATCTTTGTTCCAGCAGAGGAGTATCTTGATTTAGAATATAGAAAAAAATTGAGAGAAGATGGAAAGATAACATATTTTGGTGGTAAACCTGAGGCTATGAAATTAGGTGTTTTTGATGAGTTTGATATGTGCATTGCTGTTCATTCAATGGGGGGAGTTTTTGAAAAGAGAAGTATAGAGATAAACTGTGATTTAGCAGGGTTTATGTATAAAAACTTTACTTTTAAAGGAAAAGCCTCTCATGCAGGTTTTGCTCCTCAAGCTGGGATAAATGCTTATAGCATCTCAACTCTTTTCAATGTAGCACTTGGACTTTTAAGACAACAAGTTGATGAAAGATATATGCCAAGAATGAATCCTGTAATTTTAGAATCAAATATGGGAGTCAATGTTATTCCAAATAAAATTAGAATAGGTTCTGATATAAGAGCAAATTCAATAGATTATATGTTGGAACTTTCTCATAGACTTAATATGATAGGAAAAGGATCTGCTCTCTCTTTAGGTGGAGAGGTTGAAATTGAAAGTAGTCTAGGGTATCCTCCATTTAATCAATCAAGATACCTTTCATCTTTTGTAAAATCTGCCTTTGAAAAATTTGATAGGATAGAGTTTTGTAAAGATAGTTCCCCAGTAAGTGCATCTGGAGATATAGGAGATCTTGCCTTTATGATTCCAACTATTCAAATAGGGTATAGTGGTTTCAAAGGTACTATTCATGGTGATGATTTTATTCACGATGATGTTGAGTATATCTTTTCAATTTTCCCAGAATTTTTAATAGAAGTTTTAAAAGAGATGGATGGAAAAATTGATAAAAATCAGTTATATAAAAGAAGTTATAAAGAATATGAAAAAATAATAAAACAATTTGGAGATAACGATGAAAAATAA
- a CDS encoding transcription repressor NadR, with protein MTGKERRNEIINLIKSINEPISGTELAKRYGVSRQVIVQDIALLRAENYDIFSTTRGYILQKSAFYTRVFDTCHSDDQIEDELNTIVDLGGIVVDVFIRHEVYGNLKAELGINNRRAVKEFIEKIKNGSSTPLKNLTSGRHFHTVQADSEKVLDMIEDELREKGYIV; from the coding sequence GTGACTGGAAAAGAGAGACGTAATGAGATTATAAATCTAATAAAAAGTATAAATGAGCCTATTTCAGGGACAGAACTTGCTAAGAGATATGGAGTTAGTAGACAGGTGATTGTTCAGGATATAGCACTTCTTAGAGCTGAAAATTATGATATATTTTCTACTACAAGGGGATATATTCTTCAAAAATCTGCTTTTTATACTAGAGTTTTTGATACTTGTCATAGTGATGATCAGATAGAGGATGAGTTAAATACTATTGTTGATTTAGGTGGAATAGTAGTTGATGTTTTTATCAGACACGAGGTATATGGAAATTTAAAAGCAGAGCTTGGGATTAATAATAGGAGAGCTGTAAAGGAGTTTATTGAGAAGATAAAGAATGGAAGTTCTACACCTTTGAAAAACTTAACTTCTGGTAGACATTTTCACACAGTACAAGCTGATAGTGAAAAGGTTTTGGATATGATAGAGGATGAGTTAAGGGAGAAGGGGTATATAGTATAA
- a CDS encoding 2-phosphosulfolactate phosphatase yields the protein MKVDVILTAGEIKAEKIKDKIVVIIDVLRATSVMVTAIANGAKAIYPYKDIESVLENCKKSDSYVLGGERKGLKIEGFDFGNSPLEYTKEMVNGKDVFMTTSNGTRAIESSANGSKKLFIACFLNIESVVNKLIEENQDTVIICSGTNDEFSLDDALCAGEIVRRLAEKAKDIKLSDISLGVKIIAENSKGIEDTLTGSKHFEYLKSIGFYGDMNHCFSIDKFDIVPEYRDGVIKN from the coding sequence ATGAAAGTAGATGTTATACTTACAGCTGGAGAGATAAAAGCTGAAAAAATTAAAGATAAAATTGTAGTAATCATTGACGTATTGAGGGCAACAAGTGTTATGGTAACAGCCATTGCCAATGGAGCAAAGGCAATATATCCATATAAAGATATTGAAAGTGTATTGGAAAATTGTAAAAAATCTGATTCATATGTTTTAGGTGGAGAGAGAAAGGGGCTTAAAATAGAGGGATTTGATTTTGGAAACTCACCTCTTGAATATACAAAAGAGATGGTTAATGGTAAAGATGTATTTATGACTACAAGCAATGGAACAAGAGCCATTGAAAGTTCTGCCAATGGTTCAAAAAAACTTTTTATAGCTTGTTTTTTAAATATCGAAAGTGTAGTTAATAAATTAATAGAAGAAAATCAAGATACAGTAATAATCTGTTCTGGTACTAATGATGAGTTCTCTCTTGATGATGCTCTATGTGCTGGGGAGATTGTGAGAAGATTAGCTGAAAAAGCAAAGGATATAAAATTGAGTGACATTAGCTTAGGAGTTAAGATTATTGCTGAAAATTCAAAGGGAATAGAGGATACATTGACTGGAAGTAAGCATTTTGAATATCTAAAATCAATAGGTTTCTATGGAGATATGAATCATTGCTTTAGTATAGATAAATTTGATATTGTTCCTGAATATAGAGATGGTGTTATAAAGAATTAA
- a CDS encoding L-aspartate oxidase: MNRNYDVIIAGTGAGGCFTALHLPEDMNILMITKSTLEESDSFLAQGGICVLRDENDFDSFFEDTLKAGHYKNKKESVEIMINSSRDTINQLIGYDVDFATKNGEMLYTREGAHSKPRIAYHDDITGQEITQKLLSHVLKKKNITLLTNTTLLDIISDNNKCVGGIIESDDGKVQAVYCKNLVLATGGLGGVYEHSTNFPHLTGDALAIAAEHNVKLKDISYIQIHPTTLFTKEKGRSFLVSESVRGEGALLYDKNFQRFTDELIPRDRLTAAIRKQMAKDNTEFVWLDMRPIIEKGIDITKRFPNIVKKCREEGYDPEKECIPVVPAQHYFMGGIDVDLNSKTSMEHLYAVGETSCNGVHGANRLASNSLLETLVFGERAANDIVAHKDEVTNTDYNIDLGKYNDKKSLFEKYRSIVLEEIEKDRGEKERA, from the coding sequence ATGAATAGAAATTATGATGTAATTATAGCAGGAACAGGAGCAGGGGGATGCTTTACAGCTCTTCACCTACCTGAAGATATGAATATTCTTATGATAACAAAATCTACTTTAGAAGAGAGTGATTCTTTCTTAGCTCAAGGTGGAATCTGTGTTTTAAGAGATGAAAATGATTTTGATAGCTTTTTTGAGGATACTTTAAAGGCTGGACACTATAAAAATAAAAAAGAATCTGTTGAGATAATGATTAACTCATCAAGAGATACTATCAATCAATTAATTGGTTATGATGTGGATTTTGCTACTAAAAATGGTGAGATGCTTTATACTCGTGAGGGAGCACACTCAAAACCTCGTATAGCCTATCACGATGATATTACAGGACAAGAGATTACACAAAAACTTTTATCTCATGTATTAAAGAAAAAAAATATAACACTTTTAACTAATACAACTCTTTTGGATATTATAAGTGATAACAATAAGTGTGTTGGTGGAATTATTGAAAGTGATGATGGAAAAGTTCAAGCAGTTTATTGTAAAAACTTAGTTTTAGCAACAGGGGGACTTGGTGGAGTATATGAACACTCAACAAACTTCCCACATCTTACTGGAGATGCCCTTGCAATAGCAGCAGAACACAATGTAAAACTAAAGGATATTAGCTATATTCAAATTCACCCTACAACTTTATTTACTAAGGAAAAGGGAAGAAGTTTCCTAGTTTCTGAATCTGTAAGGGGAGAAGGGGCATTACTTTATGATAAAAATTTTCAACGTTTTACAGATGAACTTATTCCTAGAGATAGATTGACAGCAGCTATAAGAAAGCAAATGGCTAAGGATAATACAGAATTTGTTTGGTTGGATATGAGACCTATTATTGAAAAGGGTATAGATATTACAAAGAGATTTCCAAATATTGTAAAAAAATGTAGAGAGGAAGGTTACGATCCAGAGAAAGAGTGTATACCTGTTGTACCTGCTCAACACTACTTTATGGGGGGAATAGATGTTGACTTAAATAGTAAAACTTCTATGGAACATCTATATGCAGTTGGGGAAACAAGTTGCAACGGAGTACATGGAGCTAATCGTCTTGCAAGTAACTCACTATTAGAAACTTTAGTTTTTGGTGAGAGAGCTGCTAATGATATAGTTGCTCATAAAGATGAGGTTACAAATACAGATTATAATATAGATTTAGGAAAATATAATGATAAAAAATCTCTATTTGAAAAATATAGATCTATTGTTTTAGAAGAGATAGAAAAAGATAGGGGAGAAAAGGAGAGAGCATAA
- the nadA gene encoding quinolinate synthase NadA, protein MNKKIERIAELKKERNGVILAHYYTEPEVQEVADYIGDSYFLSEKARELKEDVIVMCGVSFMGECVKILNPEKTVLLPDAEADCPMAHMASIEKIQEVKANNEDVAVVCYVNSTAKLKSYSDVCVTSANALKIVKNLPNKNIFFIPDQHLGRYVAIQVPEKNIILNDGCCPIHAKVTKEDILKLKELHPEAKVMVHPECQKEVVELADYIGSTSGIIKAVANSSNKEFIISTEDGILYELRLNNPDKKFYIPREFQCKDMKKISLDKIIKAFETNEPQVRLTKDEIEKAYKPLEKMLELSK, encoded by the coding sequence TTGAATAAAAAGATAGAGAGAATAGCAGAACTGAAAAAAGAGAGGAATGGTGTAATTCTTGCACATTACTATACAGAACCAGAGGTGCAAGAGGTTGCTGACTATATAGGGGACTCATATTTTTTAAGTGAAAAGGCTAGAGAGCTAAAAGAAGATGTAATAGTTATGTGTGGAGTTTCATTTATGGGAGAGTGTGTAAAAATACTTAACCCAGAGAAAACTGTACTTCTTCCAGATGCTGAGGCAGATTGTCCAATGGCACATATGGCTAGTATTGAGAAGATACAAGAAGTTAAAGCTAACAATGAAGATGTAGCAGTAGTTTGTTATGTAAACTCAACTGCAAAACTAAAATCATACTCTGATGTATGTGTAACCTCAGCAAATGCCTTAAAGATAGTTAAAAATCTACCAAACAAGAATATATTCTTTATACCAGATCAACATCTAGGTAGATATGTGGCAATTCAAGTTCCAGAAAAAAATATTATTTTAAATGATGGATGTTGCCCTATACATGCTAAGGTAACTAAAGAGGATATTTTAAAATTAAAAGAACTTCACCCAGAGGCTAAAGTTATGGTACATCCAGAGTGTCAAAAAGAGGTAGTTGAACTAGCTGATTATATAGGAAGTACATCTGGAATAATTAAAGCTGTGGCAAATAGCAGTAATAAAGAGTTTATTATCAGTACTGAAGATGGAATTCTATATGAATTAAGATTGAATAATCCAGATAAAAAGTTCTATATCCCTAGAGAGTTTCAATGTAAAGATATGAAAAAAATAAGTTTAGATAAAATTATAAAAGCATTTGAAACTAATGAACCTCAAGTTAGATTGACAAAAGATGAGATTGAAAAAGCTTATAAACCACTAGAAAAGATGTTAGAGCTTTCTAAATAA
- a CDS encoding DUF3100 domain-containing protein: MKNKNLIYLIIFSVIIILVSEIIGFRILNLGKFKIGLLPLIFALILTMIFAIQIFRKGIFSKIYTEENVNFAGKYLIIIMLPLMAKYGADVAPRLKEILSIGWIFLLQELGNLGTIIFGLPVAILIGLRREAIGSTLGLGREGELAYISEKYTLNSDEGRGVLSMYIFGTLFGAIFFSIVAPIFLNMGLKVEALAIASGMGSASMMTASSSVLAAIHPEHAETIRAYAAASQLLTSFIGTFTMVFLAVPLQRFLYRKLTGEKRDEK; this comes from the coding sequence ATGAAAAATAAAAATTTAATATACCTTATAATATTTTCAGTTATAATAATACTTGTATCTGAAATAATCGGTTTTAGAATCCTAAATTTAGGAAAATTTAAGATAGGATTACTTCCTCTTATTTTTGCTCTGATTTTAACTATGATATTTGCAATACAGATCTTTAGAAAGGGAATTTTCAGCAAAATCTATACAGAAGAAAATGTCAACTTTGCAGGAAAATATCTTATTATAATTATGTTACCTCTTATGGCAAAATATGGAGCCGATGTTGCTCCTAGATTAAAAGAGATCTTATCTATTGGTTGGATATTTTTATTACAAGAACTTGGAAACTTAGGAACTATTATCTTTGGACTTCCTGTTGCAATTTTAATTGGACTTAGAAGAGAGGCTATCGGTTCAACTCTTGGACTAGGGAGAGAGGGAGAGTTAGCATATATATCAGAAAAATATACTCTAAACTCTGATGAAGGTAGAGGGGTACTTTCAATGTATATCTTTGGAACTCTTTTTGGTGCTATCTTCTTTAGTATAGTTGCTCCTATATTCTTAAATATGGGGCTAAAAGTTGAGGCTCTAGCTATTGCATCTGGAATGGGATCAGCTAGTATGATGACTGCATCAAGCTCTGTTCTTGCTGCAATACACCCAGAACATGCTGAAACTATTAGAGCTTATGCTGCTGCTAGCCAACTTTTAACAAGCTTTATTGGAACATTTACAATGGTATTTTTAGCAGTTCCATTACAAAGATTCCTATATAGAAAATTGACAGGGGAGAAGAGAGATGAAAAATAA